From one Candidatus Aminicenantes bacterium genomic stretch:
- a CDS encoding fused MFS/spermidine synthase, which yields MANRESRRGAGGIAPLYFFLGAFSLVFQTILLREFFTVAAGNEISFGIALGSWLLGVCGGSFAAGWASTRIRPGANALPWAIMLQCLVAPLLLVAARCLQSLGAAPRGMVIPLGTTFWLIPLLTVPFSFCSGFIFPLAATLEPASAATGSRKLVRAYAWESFGAMSGGVLYTFWLLEKFNPTLIIFLFTLPLLLVSLIFFGARKMKKTRTALFLLLALNLYAILAGWAGRLDSWLVHQRWLGLSGTTWVESRDSKYQNLQLGLAHGQYSLFGNGQLTAAFPDDDPQEIQAAQIITQHPHPRRVLIIGEGASGLAKHLLDFRIDSLAAVEMDGELLDMIVRHLPAESRRSLDDPRLRMPVLDGRRFVKEAARAADSPENRYDLVYLHQPDAWTAQLNRYYTREFFLDLKAILAEGGVMAMSLSSAENYASEISNPYTATVYRTLKSVFPEIAVAPGATNFFSASAAPASVSTDPRVLAARYDRLAAPPARLGAIFSSLYPKEKTAFILDALERYPVRFQNRDLRPIAYFLCGRLLGWTSGSPLSGFFDFFEKLPFARLLIFLIVLLVLAVSWVVWRGQRARGRGKLSLLLAAASGGFAGLSFEIMTVFAFQNIWGYVYRTIGLLIAAFMLGMGVGAALTDHTLERKQPPAKTTRRLLAGSQLLIAAACLAFLPLLGFAAKMPGSSGQIPLFAWLGGIGFLAGSILPLGLRCLGDESAAKKAGQLNAADYLGGCFGAMAMAAIFLPIYGSANGLLLVAVPALAAAMLLLAESRLNDPGPA from the coding sequence ATGGCCAACCGGGAATCGCGCCGAGGCGCTGGTGGAATCGCGCCGCTTTATTTTTTCCTTGGCGCGTTCAGCCTTGTCTTTCAGACCATCCTGCTGCGCGAGTTCTTCACCGTGGCGGCCGGGAACGAAATCTCTTTCGGGATCGCCCTGGGCAGCTGGCTGCTCGGCGTTTGCGGCGGATCGTTCGCCGCCGGTTGGGCAAGCACCAGAATCCGGCCGGGCGCCAATGCCTTGCCCTGGGCGATCATGCTCCAGTGCCTGGTCGCCCCGCTGCTGCTGGTCGCCGCCCGCTGCCTGCAATCACTAGGCGCCGCTCCCCGGGGGATGGTGATCCCCCTGGGCACGACCTTCTGGCTCATTCCGCTGCTGACGGTTCCGTTCAGCTTCTGCAGCGGTTTCATATTCCCCCTGGCCGCGACGCTTGAGCCCGCGTCAGCCGCGACCGGCTCGCGAAAGCTGGTCCGCGCCTATGCCTGGGAGAGCTTCGGTGCGATGTCCGGAGGCGTGCTCTACACATTCTGGCTGCTGGAAAAATTCAATCCGACGCTGATCATCTTTCTGTTCACCCTGCCACTTCTCCTGGTTTCCCTGATTTTCTTCGGGGCAAGGAAAATGAAAAAAACCCGGACCGCCCTTTTTCTGCTCCTGGCCCTCAACCTGTACGCCATCCTGGCCGGCTGGGCCGGCAGGCTCGACTCCTGGCTGGTGCACCAGAGGTGGCTCGGATTGTCGGGCACAACCTGGGTGGAAAGCCGGGATTCAAAATACCAGAACCTGCAGCTGGGCCTGGCCCACGGCCAATACAGCCTGTTTGGCAACGGCCAGCTGACGGCGGCGTTCCCGGACGACGACCCGCAGGAAATCCAGGCCGCCCAGATCATCACCCAGCACCCGCACCCGCGCCGCGTTTTGATCATCGGCGAGGGAGCCAGTGGTCTGGCCAAGCACCTTCTCGATTTCCGGATAGACAGTCTCGCCGCGGTGGAGATGGACGGCGAACTGCTGGATATGATCGTCAGGCATTTGCCGGCTGAGAGCCGCAGGAGCCTGGACGATCCGCGCCTGCGCATGCCGGTATTGGACGGCCGCCGCTTCGTCAAAGAGGCGGCCAGGGCGGCCGACAGCCCGGAAAACCGCTACGACCTGGTCTACCTGCACCAGCCCGATGCCTGGACCGCCCAGTTGAACCGCTATTACACCCGCGAGTTTTTCCTGGATCTGAAAGCGATACTGGCCGAAGGCGGAGTGATGGCCATGAGCCTGAGCTCGGCCGAAAACTACGCCTCGGAGATCTCCAACCCCTATACGGCCACCGTCTACCGAACCCTGAAAAGCGTCTTTCCGGAAATAGCCGTCGCACCCGGGGCGACGAATTTCTTTTCGGCCTCGGCAGCGCCCGCGAGCGTCAGCACTGATCCGCGCGTCCTGGCGGCGCGCTACGACCGCCTGGCCGCGCCCCCGGCCCGACTGGGGGCTATTTTTTCCTCTCTGTACCCAAAAGAAAAAACCGCTTTCATCCTCGACGCCCTCGAACGCTATCCGGTCCGCTTCCAGAACCGCGACCTTCGTCCCATCGCCTATTTTCTTTGCGGCCGTTTGCTGGGCTGGACCAGCGGCAGCCCGCTTTCTGGTTTTTTCGATTTTTTTGAAAAGTTGCCGTTTGCCAGATTGCTCATCTTTCTCATCGTGCTCCTCGTCCTGGCTGTAAGTTGGGTGGTGTGGCGCGGGCAGCGGGCCCGCGGCCGGGGCAAGCTCTCCCTGCTGCTGGCCGCAGCCAGCGGCGGATTCGCCGGCCTTTCCTTCGAAATCATGACCGTATTCGCCTTCCAGAACATCTGGGGCTACGTCTACCGGACGATCGGCCTGCTGATCGCCGCGTTCATGCTGGGCATGGGCGTTGGCGCCGCTCTCACCGACCACACCCTCGAACGGAAACAGCCGCCCGCGAAAACGACCAGGAGGCTGCTGGCCGGCAGCCAATTGCTCATCGCTGCGGCCTGCTTGGCCTTCCTGCCACTGCTGGGTTTTGCAGCGAAAATGCCCGGTTCCTCAGGGCAGATTCCCCTCTTCGCCTGGCTGGGCGGCATCGGCTTTCTGGCCGGGTCCATCTTGCCCCTGGGGTTGCGCTGCCTGGGCGACGAATCGGCGGCGAAAAAGGCCGGCCAGCTGAATGCGGCCGATTACCTGGGGGGATGCTTCGGCGCCATGGCCATGGCGGCCATTTTCCTGCCCATCTACGGCAGCGCCAACGGGCTTTTGCTCGTCGCCGTTCCCGCCCTGGCCGCCGCCATGCTCCTGCTGGCGGAGTCCAGGCTCAATGATCCTGGGCCAGCGTGA
- a CDS encoding carboxy terminal-processing peptidase — MLDLDRYLPPEMARYRPLGAITLTVQKYYRITGASTQYQGVVPDIVLPDSYSTLEVGEKSQPYSLPWDTIAPVAYTPWKNSFRDLAEIRARSRQRLNTSVRFGQIAANISRLKKQREKTTVTLNLKRFQSEQDILFQEAEKFNREQVEFPYIQARSLDTPSGEGPATAKADQDAKRKEWIDNLRSDPIVEESIQVLNDWLTLAQDH; from the coding sequence ATGCTCGACCTCGACCGCTACCTGCCGCCCGAGATGGCCCGCTACCGCCCATTGGGAGCCATCACTCTGACCGTGCAAAAGTATTACCGGATCACCGGGGCTTCCACCCAGTACCAGGGGGTGGTGCCGGACATCGTCCTGCCCGACTCCTATTCCACGCTGGAGGTCGGCGAAAAAAGTCAGCCGTATTCGCTGCCCTGGGATACGATCGCCCCGGTCGCCTATACGCCATGGAAAAATTCGTTCCGCGACCTGGCGGAAATAAGGGCCAGGAGCCGGCAAAGGTTGAACACCAGCGTCCGTTTCGGGCAGATCGCCGCCAACATCAGCCGCTTGAAGAAGCAGCGCGAAAAAACAACGGTCACGCTGAACTTGAAGCGCTTCCAGAGCGAACAGGACATCCTCTTTCAGGAAGCTGAAAAGTTCAACCGCGAACAGGTGGAATTTCCCTATATCCAGGCGCGTTCCCTCGACACCCCCTCCGGCGAAGGCCCGGCAACGGCCAAAGCGGATCAGGACGCGAAACGCAAGGAATGGATCGACAATCTGCGCAGCGACCCAATCGTGGAAGAGTCAATCCAGGTTCTCAACGATTGGCTCACGCTGGCCCAGGATCATTGA
- a CDS encoding CopG family transcriptional regulator, with product MSRPKVIFTLDQDIIDELNAVSGELMEKKSHIVEKALTFYFDLLDIRMADKRMRDVKDGKSKLIPAKDVYKKLGL from the coding sequence ATGAGCCGCCCGAAAGTCATTTTTACCCTTGACCAGGATATTATTGACGAACTCAATGCCGTCTCCGGCGAACTGATGGAAAAGAAGAGCCATATCGTGGAAAAAGCCCTGACCTTTTATTTCGACCTTCTGGATATAAGGATGGCCGACAAACGGATGAGAGACGTCAAGGATGGAAAATCCAAACTAATCCCCGCCAAGGACGTTTACAAAAAGCTCGGCCTGTGA
- a CDS encoding type II toxin-antitoxin system RelE/ParE family toxin codes for MIYAVFFEERAAKELARIDKPYQLLIKKKIEQLTENFDSMVNNLKPLKGKYDYYRLRVGSYRVIFHKDSRKIIISIVRIGHRKSIYKDFD; via the coding sequence GTGATCTACGCTGTTTTTTTCGAAGAACGTGCCGCCAAAGAACTTGCCAGGATAGATAAACCCTACCAGCTTCTTATTAAAAAGAAAATCGAACAGCTGACCGAAAATTTCGATTCCATGGTCAACAACCTGAAGCCTTTGAAGGGAAAATACGATTATTACCGCCTGCGCGTGGGCAGTTACCGCGTCATATTTCACAAGGACTCCAGAAAGATCATTATCTCCATCGTCCGCATCGGCCACAGAAAAAGCATTTATAAAGATTTCGACTGA
- a CDS encoding S41 family peptidase encodes MKNRFLLFVVLAAFLATAAGAAAAQTREKVLSQMIGNGLANWHYSGKKIDDEFSLKSFAQYTKFLDYGKSFLIQADLNALRVFDRKIDDEILEGDFSLPQLGKQLLRQRVLQVRGFCQDILKKPFDFSLDEQIELDAEKRAYASTLDELKGWWFLRLKYLTLTQYLNLLKTDGENKSADKKRSDNFSPELEARARKAVDKSVQRLFDRLLQDRSEDMQSLYFNALLSVFDPHSLYYPPRAKEDFDIDMSGTLEGIGALLGEADGYIKVFDIIPGSPAWIQGLLKVEDIILKVGQGDDEPVDIVGMNVSDAARLVRGKKGSLVRLTVKKTDGRIMQIALIRNVVEIQETYARSAVLFNEKLKKSFGYIYLPKFYHDFNRANGRQSSEDVKNELTKLVAQKVDGVILDLRGNGGGALDDAEKMSGLFIEKGPLVQLKDRSSPPQVHEDTDTRVSYEGPLVVLVNALSASASEIVAAALQDYRRAIIVGGEHTFG; translated from the coding sequence ATGAAAAACAGATTCCTCTTGTTCGTCGTATTGGCCGCGTTCTTAGCAACAGCCGCCGGCGCTGCGGCAGCACAAACCCGGGAAAAGGTGCTCAGCCAGATGATCGGCAACGGCCTGGCCAATTGGCACTACAGCGGCAAAAAAATAGATGACGAATTTTCCTTGAAGAGTTTTGCCCAGTATACCAAATTTCTCGATTACGGGAAAAGTTTTCTGATCCAAGCCGACTTGAACGCCCTCAGGGTTTTCGACCGCAAAATCGATGATGAGATACTTGAAGGCGATTTTTCCCTGCCGCAGCTGGGCAAGCAGCTGCTGCGCCAGCGGGTGCTGCAGGTCCGGGGTTTTTGCCAGGACATATTGAAAAAGCCTTTTGATTTTTCTCTCGACGAGCAGATCGAACTGGACGCCGAAAAAAGGGCCTATGCCAGCACGCTCGATGAGCTGAAGGGCTGGTGGTTCCTGCGCCTGAAATACCTGACCCTGACCCAGTATCTCAACCTGCTCAAGACGGACGGTGAAAACAAGAGCGCCGATAAAAAAAGAAGCGACAATTTTTCCCCGGAGCTGGAAGCCCGGGCCCGGAAGGCAGTGGACAAGAGCGTGCAGCGCCTGTTCGACCGTCTGCTCCAGGATCGATCCGAAGATATGCAGTCCCTTTACTTCAACGCCCTGCTGTCGGTGTTCGACCCGCACAGCTTATATTACCCGCCGCGGGCCAAGGAGGACTTCGACATCGACATGTCGGGAACCCTGGAAGGCATCGGCGCCCTGCTTGGGGAAGCCGATGGCTACATCAAGGTCTTCGATATCATTCCCGGCAGCCCGGCCTGGATCCAGGGCCTGCTCAAGGTCGAGGACATCATTCTCAAAGTTGGCCAGGGCGATGACGAGCCCGTGGACATCGTCGGCATGAACGTTTCCGACGCCGCCCGGTTGGTGCGCGGCAAGAAGGGCAGCCTGGTGCGCCTGACGGTCAAAAAAACGGACGGCCGGATCATGCAGATCGCCCTGATCCGCAACGTGGTCGAAATCCAGGAAACTTATGCCCGCTCGGCGGTCCTTTTCAACGAGAAGCTGAAAAAGTCATTCGGCTACATCTATCTGCCCAAGTTCTATCACGATTTCAACCGCGCCAACGGCCGCCAGTCGAGCGAGGACGTGAAAAACGAGTTGACGAAACTTGTGGCCCAGAAAGTGGACGGCGTCATCCTCGACCTGCGCGGCAACGGCGGCGGGGCCCTGGACGACGCCGAGAAGATGTCGGGGCTTTTCATCGAAAAGGGCCCCCTGGTGCAGCTGAAGGACAGGAGCTCGCCGCCGCAAGTGCATGAGGACACCGACACCCGCGTCAGCTATGAGGGTCCGCTGGTCGTACTGGTCAACGCGCTCAGCGCCTCCGCTTCGGAAATCGTGGCCGCCGCTCTGCAGGACTACCGCCGGGCGATCATCGTCGGCGGCGAGCATACGTTCGGCTAG